A genomic segment from Propionibacteriaceae bacterium ZF39 encodes:
- a CDS encoding SAF domain-containing protein, protein MDSTSKRRSSGPDTPPLFRPCRRSPFVALARAVSWHRRKLAVLCAVAAVLCTVAAVSPAESETVPVVVATRELDGGRALQADDLRVARYPAALAPADAITDPAEITGRWLIAAAGSGSPIGNRAVLAPRGMQAGVGRVLVPVRLADPAIIALLRVGDVVDVLAGPADGGAARVVASATRVMALPGSESPSGPFGGMGGETERLVILEASPAEAGELVQAAARDRITVVLR, encoded by the coding sequence CCCTGTCGCCGCAGCCCCTTCGTCGCGCTCGCCCGGGCGGTGTCGTGGCATCGACGCAAGCTCGCGGTGTTGTGTGCGGTGGCCGCCGTGTTGTGCACCGTGGCTGCGGTCTCACCCGCTGAGAGCGAAACCGTGCCGGTGGTGGTGGCAACGCGCGAGCTCGACGGCGGCCGTGCCCTGCAGGCCGATGACCTGCGCGTGGCGCGCTATCCCGCCGCCCTGGCTCCCGCCGATGCGATCACCGATCCGGCAGAGATCACCGGCCGCTGGCTGATCGCCGCCGCCGGCAGCGGGTCGCCGATCGGCAATCGCGCCGTTCTCGCCCCCCGCGGCATGCAGGCCGGCGTGGGCCGGGTGCTCGTCCCGGTCCGGCTGGCCGATCCCGCGATCATCGCCCTGCTCCGCGTCGGCGATGTGGTGGATGTCCTGGCCGGCCCGGCTGACGGCGGGGCCGCCAGGGTGGTGGCGTCGGCGACCCGGGTCATGGCCCTGCCCGGCAGCGAATCCCCCTCCGGCCCCTTCGGCGGGATGGGCGGTGAGACGGAACGACTCGTCATCCTCGAAGCGTCACCGGCGGAGGCCGGCGAACTCGTGCAGGCCGCGGCCCGGGACCGGATCACCGTCGTGCTGCGCTGA
- a CDS encoding MscL family protein, with protein MSGFKDFIMKGNLIELATAFIMGTAFAEVVKTFAALLMDLIGKLFTMPDFSNTSIAGINLGAFLTALVSFLLISLVLYFAVIKPYEAYKKMRGIEAEAGATETELLTEIRDLLAGR; from the coding sequence GTGTCGGGTTTCAAAGACTTCATCATGAAGGGCAACCTCATCGAGCTCGCCACCGCCTTCATCATGGGCACGGCGTTCGCTGAGGTCGTCAAGACGTTCGCCGCTCTGCTGATGGACCTCATCGGCAAGCTTTTCACCATGCCGGACTTCAGCAACACCTCGATCGCCGGCATCAACCTGGGCGCCTTCCTGACCGCCCTCGTGAGCTTCCTGCTCATCTCGCTGGTGCTCTACTTCGCCGTCATCAAGCCCTACGAGGCCTACAAGAAGATGCGTGGCATCGAGGCCGAGGCCGGCGCGACCGAGACCGAGCTCCTCACCGAGATCCGCGACCTGCTGGCCGGTCGCTGA